In the genome of Thermoanaerobacterium sp. PSU-2, one region contains:
- a CDS encoding nucleotidyltransferase domain-containing protein, with protein sequence MIEYFNKILYLLKLACREVYGDNLISLVIFGSVARGTPSPESDIDILIVAENIPDGRIKRVQQFNKVESLLENYIEKLRNLKIYTELSPIIKTPSEVKIGSLLFLDMINDAKILYDKNDFFSKYLTELSSNLKKMGAYKVGNNEKWHWVIKPDYKNDEVFHI encoded by the coding sequence ATGATAGAATATTTTAACAAAATACTTTATCTTTTAAAATTAGCCTGCCGAGAAGTATATGGTGATAATTTAATTAGTCTTGTAATTTTCGGGTCTGTTGCAAGAGGCACGCCAAGCCCTGAATCTGATATAGATATATTAATTGTCGCTGAAAATATTCCCGATGGAAGAATAAAGCGCGTACAACAATTTAATAAAGTTGAATCATTATTAGAAAATTACATCGAAAAGCTTAGAAACTTAAAAATATACACGGAATTATCTCCAATTATTAAAACACCTTCTGAAGTAAAAATAGGCAGCTTGCTTTTTCTTGATATGATAAATGATGCAAAAATATTATATGATAAAAATGATTTCTTCTCAAAGTATTTGACTGAACTTTCTTCTAATCTTAAAAAAATGGGTGCATATAAAGTAGGAAACAACGAAAAATGGCACTGGGTAATAAAACCGGATTACAAAAATGATGAGGTGTTTCATATATGA
- a CDS encoding HEPN domain-containing protein produces the protein MNNITLAESYLQKAKTRIKMIEFLMNEEDYSDVIREAQEAVELALKGMLRKIGVEPPKQHDVGYLLIEYKDKFSDEVKEAVDKLASISKWLRKEREFSFYGDIDFIPTLEYTEEDAKKAINDSKLVVNIAEKAISSQ, from the coding sequence ATGAATAATATTACACTTGCCGAAAGCTACTTGCAAAAAGCTAAAACACGCATTAAGATGATTGAATTTCTTATGAATGAAGAAGATTATTCAGATGTGATTAGAGAAGCGCAAGAAGCTGTAGAACTTGCTTTAAAAGGCATGTTAAGAAAGATTGGAGTTGAACCGCCAAAACAGCATGATGTAGGATACTTATTAATTGAATATAAAGATAAGTTCTCTGATGAAGTAAAAGAAGCAGTAGATAAACTTGCTTCAATATCTAAGTGGCTCAGAAAAGAAAGAGAATTTTCCTTTTATGGCGATATCGATTTTATTCCAACACTTGAATACACAGAAGAAGACGCAAAGAAAGCTATAAACGATTCAAAGTTAGTAGTCAATATAGCAGAAAAAGCTATTTCAAGTCAATAG
- a CDS encoding aldose epimerase has protein sequence MYKVEKYMDKFETYKLYDLKNNSFFEVVPERGGVITKFVYNGKEILYLDKETLYDATKNLRGGIPILFPICGYLKDEKYTIDGREYNMKQHGIARLYKWDVVETNANDSASITLKFTSSSETRKIYPFDFELIFKYILKSGMLTIEQQYVNKSEKNMIFYSGFHPYFYIENKGDALISVDSDVCYDAIDKKQIAFDGEIDFKKTEVNLIFEPKSNKCSILDKKRSMKIILEYDEVFKYVVVWALHDKEFICVEPWMAKPDSMNTREDVKILKPGDQLKAVFSIRASME, from the coding sequence ATGTATAAAGTGGAAAAATATATGGACAAATTTGAAACATACAAGCTTTATGATTTGAAAAATAATTCCTTTTTTGAAGTTGTGCCAGAGCGGGGAGGAGTTATAACGAAATTTGTATATAATGGAAAAGAGATTTTATACCTTGACAAAGAAACACTGTACGATGCGACGAAAAATTTAAGAGGAGGAATACCGATACTTTTTCCAATCTGTGGGTACCTAAAAGATGAGAAATATACGATAGATGGCAGAGAGTACAACATGAAACAGCATGGTATTGCAAGGCTTTATAAATGGGATGTAGTTGAGACAAATGCTAATGATTCTGCGTCGATAACATTAAAGTTTACAAGCAGTAGCGAGACAAGGAAAATATACCCTTTTGATTTTGAACTTATTTTTAAATATATTCTCAAGAGCGGAATGCTGACAATAGAACAACAATATGTAAATAAGTCAGAGAAAAATATGATATTTTACTCTGGATTTCACCCATATTTTTATATTGAAAATAAGGGCGATGCCTTAATATCAGTTGATTCAGATGTATGCTATGATGCAATAGATAAAAAGCAGATTGCTTTCGATGGAGAGATTGACTTTAAAAAGACGGAGGTAAATCTTATTTTTGAGCCTAAATCAAATAAGTGTTCTATATTAGATAAAAAAAGAAGTATGAAAATTATTCTTGAATACGATGAAGTTTTTAAATACGTAGTTGTATGGGCATTACACGATAAAGAATTTATATGTGTTGAGCCTTGGATGGCTAAGCCTGACTCCATGAATACAAGGGAAGATGTCAAAATTTTAAAGCCTGGTGATCAGCTAAAAGCAGTGTTTAGCATAAGAGCTTCTATGGAATAA
- the tlp gene encoding small acid-soluble spore protein Tlp produces the protein MAEGKGRYKNPPKPDDRSDNVGKLQDMIHDTIENYREAEDYLKLHAEELSPEEIARIKEKNRHRLESIHGMRDEIVDEVEAGNGVDKKD, from the coding sequence ATGGCTGAGGGAAAAGGGCGTTATAAAAATCCTCCAAAGCCGGATGATCGTTCTGATAATGTCGGAAAATTGCAGGATATGATTCACGACACGATAGAAAATTACAGAGAAGCTGAAGATTATTTGAAATTACACGCTGAAGAACTTTCTCCAGAAGAAATCGCAAGAATCAAAGAGAAAAATCGCCATAGACTTGAAAGCATCCATGGCATGAGAGATGAAATCGTAGACGAAGTAGAAGCCGGAAACGGAGTAGACAAAAAAGATTAA